The Malus domestica chromosome 10, GDT2T_hap1 nucleotide sequence CACACAATTAAGCACACAACAAGTTATACAACAAAAAAACTACTACGTAGACAAGGGCACACAAATGTGTACAAGATACTGGGATATTCATGTCATGTGTACAAGAAAACAGATTTGATATTATAAGAATTTGATGACGATGTGTGCAATTTTTCCACAAAaacgaaaagaaacaaaaaactgTAATTGAATCACAATTAGCACTCAATCAGTAGATAATCACCTTCAATCGAAGGGGAGTCGGAATCCTCTTCAACAGATTCTGTTATGATGCAGCTGGCCCTATTTTCCCACTCCTCCTTGTAACATCCATAATTTTTATACGTTCCCCAATTTATTCCTTTGCGACCCCTCTTAGGACATAATTCCAACTCAACAAGGGGGCGCAACATGCTGGCATTCACTTTCTGAATGCCAAATTGCTTTGGACTGAAATCGGGCCGATGATACACAGCCTTCTCATAGCAAAGGAGGATTGTTCTAGACATGCCCATTTTCTCCTGCCCGGCACAATACTCAGGAAGAAAATTACAGGGAAGCCTTTTGTATGGCTGCCAAACAAtctacaagaaaacaaaaagataatagAAGGTAAAAAGAAAGGACCAActtacaaaaaccaaatgcaaaAACACTTACATCATCCTCTATTAGCTCATCCAGCATTTGAAGATATTCCTGTCTAGTGGTTTCTTCATGAGTATTGGAGGGGTCGCATAGTAGTTTGGTCCATCCTGCTAACAAAGGAAAACTTGTTGGAAGATAATCATCCACCCGATTGACTCCATTGGACAAAAATCTCTGCACCAGCTTAGGAATACGCTCCATTGCAAAAACCTGCAAAAGAAAATCAGGAAATCATAAACTTGTTAATAAGATCCAGAACATGAAAAATTCAACAATGGATTAACACTTACAAACAAATTATTTCTTACCACTAGGGAAAAGGTGTGTCCCATTAATATGTTTTTTCGCCGAGGCGAATAAAGTAGCTTAAAGTTCTCCAGTGAAAAATGAAGATGAGCTAGCAAAGCAGCACCCCATGCATGGTCCTTTATGCTTTGAAGATTTTCCATAAGAGAAAGATAAATAACATGGACATACTTCCGAGAGTAATCAGGAACAACCACAGAGCCTATAAGATATAGTAGAAAAGCTCGAACATAAGGTTCAATGTCGGGACTATCTTTATCAATAGTCCCAGGAACTACCTCAAAATTCTCCCTCAGCCATTCTAAACTAGTGATACCAGCACTCCTTGGGTCAATACCATTGCAACCCAAGTATTTCATACAAAGCTCGTCACCTCTTGAATCAATACCGGTGACAGGATTACCATCTACAGGCAGCCCTGTGATATACAATACATcttccaaaccaaaaaaaagttTATGGCTATTAAAAATGAAACATCTCTCTCTAACATCATAAGATTCTACAAGTACAGATAATAGGGGTAAATCATGGTTCATTGGAAAAGTAGTGAGCTTAAGTAACCCATCAAAACCAGTGTCTTTAATCCTCTCTTTAACTCTTCCATCAAGCTTCCATTCCCCCAATTTATTCAAGTGGTCCAGTGCTTCGTGAACATCCATCCGTTGCGTTAGAGAATTACCGGGCTGATTAGGCTaatctggaaaagaaaaacatgTAGTGGAAAAGGCACTTAAGGAGCCTAATTTACAACAGAAGAAGTGCAAAATTGCTTGAGTAGGTACTTTTCATAGAGAAAAATCCAAATTAGTACCACATATACAAACCCAAATCATTTGACAACGAAATTCATAttttttacaaaccctaaacaaaaTCTTATCAGTGGGACAATGAGAACCCAGATCATACATTTGCAATTTATCAAACCCAAATCAGTACAACACTGAGATGCATACATTTGCATGTGAGAGAGAAGCAATGCAGAACAACAAAAGGAAGGCACACAATCACTTAAATAATGAGAACCCAGATCAGGAGATGCATGCAGCCATATTTTTGCAAACCCAAAGTCATACTCATATCCAAGAAATTACAAAAATCAAGCATGCTTGAATATACTTTTACAAACGACCCAGATTTTGTGAAAGGATTGGAGAGCCAAAACCTGCTATTTTTCTCACAAGTGAACCGCAGCCAAAAAGCTTCAGTCTTTTCTCTTTGCCTAAAAGAGTGGATGGGTATGGGACGGAAGGAAAATGAGATGTCACTGTTTTTAGTATTGTGATCATGTCATGAGAAGGCAGAAAAATAAGTGCTTCATTCTCCTTGGCAAGGCGCGCTCAATTGCAAAGAAGGAAGAGACATTCTTCTAAGCACAATCAGGGTATCCCACCATTTTAAAAAGAGAAATGTTAGAACTCTTTGGTGAGTGAGACTCTTTATAGCTCAccgtcattttattttgtttttggcatAATTTTTGAGTTAATATTATGAAGTTTTGTGCCAAAAATTAAGATGAAGAAGAGTCCATAGAAAGTCTAACTTTGAAATATTGATTGCACTCTCAAAGTTCAGttagttttaattatataaaaataaaattgttttctattatttaaatattttaattgacatgataatatttaattagatttGTAGAATCTAGTTATGTGTTAACACATAATAGAATTTTTGACATAATTATGATGGAATGACCATATTAATTTGTGACATCTATTTTCACAGATTATGggttcgtttggatgtgcttttaaatgactgaaaatgtttttagaaaaaatgtttCTGGTTCCAAATCACTTGAAGTGTTTTCTGTAAGAAGTACCAGTCATGTGCTTCTTCCAAGAAACACTTTAAGTACTTTttcaggatttacttgcatctttaccaaagattggttctaaattttttttcaccaaaaacgctttaagcaattttaaaagtacatccaaacgagctctatattgatcgattttcaatttcaacgaCCATCTGAATTGGGTAGGTCAATTTCAgtgaccatttgtgataaagtCGTTTTCAAAAATTGTTGATGAATCTTCTTGGTCCCAATATTCTCACTTGGACCGCTAAAAAGAAATCTATTGTCTCTCGTTCTAGTTTTGAAGCTGAATATCGTGCCCTTGCGACTATCGCCACTGATATTCGATGGCTTTGCTATCTCTTTCCAGAACTTGGGACTCCACTCCGCACCCCACCCTGCATTTTTGTGGATAATGTCTCCGTCTTAAAGATGGCTGCTAATCCCGTTTTTCATACTCGCACCCGTTGCATTGAAATTGACTATCATTTTGTTTGAGAACTTCTCGCTCAAGGTGCTTTACTCACGTGCTATGCTTCCTCACAAAATCAAATTGCAGATGTTTTCACTAAGGGTCTCTCGCGTGATCGCTTTTCCTTGCTCAAGTCCAAACTCAATCTTCATTTTGTTCCATTTCGTTTGATGGGGATGACAAGAATATCACAAATCAAGCCACCAATGTTGCTCAATCAAATTCCATCCCTTAAATCCTTCTCTGTATGTCAGTTTACAAAAATTAGTCTTACCACACTTTCTGAAATGGAATTTACATGTGTTGATGACGCTATTTTTATTGAAGAGAAAAGTATAAAatgtgtttgttcaaaaaataaaaaattgcataaaatgtggtataaaaatgcGGTAAGTGTATCATTACTCTAAATATTTGTTGACCCCTCAATTGTCGTAACGAAGGAATGAATCTATTAAGTGGGAAAGAGCCCTCGTAAGGTCTCATTCATCTCTTACCCGGCAAAGGTTTATACTGAATCGATATTTTCTTGGTCTTTAAAAGTCGACCTataagccacttagtactacggtctagtggtattccttttcatttggaagtaagaggttttatgtttgattctagccaaatgcgagtttgaaccacattattgctagcacatTGGGAGACTAGCCCACCCCCTCTCCCTCagtgataatatcgtttgttcaaaaaaaaaaaagtcaacttATAAATCTGTACATATAGCAAAACGCTATTGTATTAAGCCTTCTTTAATTCTCTATATGGTAAAACAAACTGATTTGGCTTTTCACAAGACAACTGGAATGAGAGCCTAATCGGAAACAATTTTGATTTggccaattttatttttttatttaagtgaGACATCAAACATTTCATTAACGTCTGGTTTTTCATTCAAGTTGCTCTCTGTCTCTTTCTTTACTATTTCTAAAGGGAAAAGCAAATTAGAGGGAAGACTTGTTTGCTCTTTTCTCAGGATTGAGTTAAACTTGGCTCTTCACAACCAtggaagaaaaaatcgataatatcggcttTTTGctttaccgatattttaataggtatccaaggaattttcgtcaaaatatcgcgatattttggttTCTCGACAGTCAGTCACAACCTCGCCGGAGAATCGGAATAACTCCGAGCAAGAACGAAACCTGCAACCAAACGGAACAAAATCATCACTATCTTTCAACAAAAATCACCACTTTATACCAAAATCAGTGACAAAATTACACTAATCCGAGAAGCAAGGGCTTGAATTCGAGCAAGATCTGGAAGAAAACAGTAGAAGCTGAGAAATCGAGTACCTCACCGGCAGTTACAGTGCTAAAGATCATCATCTTTGGAAGGCCACAGATCGGACGGAGCTGAGAGATCAATGAGCAAGCATTTCACAGATCGTATTCGATCAGCGGctgaaagagaggagagagagagagagagagcagagggAGACGCGGACGAGGAGGATCGCACCGATGGGGACGACGGAGGAGAGGTAGAGGTCGCGGCCCGCGGGACATGGTGACGGGCTCGACGAGGAGGAAGGCGAGGGAGGAGCAGAGGGAGACGCGGACGAGGAGGATCGCGCCGATGGGGACGACGGAGGAgagtctgtgtgtgtgtgtgggagaactggagaagggagaagggaagggagaaggatcgagaactcagaagagagagaaggaaggatgGAGAActcagaagagagagaaggaaggatcgagagactgaGCTCAGcctctgtgcgtgtgtggtgtgggGGGGAATCTCGAAATTAAAACCTTACAGTTACCAATGTAAAagaacaattattataattttttttaaacaaaaaagaagaagagagaagaaaagataaGCTCGCAGAGGTTGAAGGGGTGAACCCAGTAACTGTCACTGGATTCAGAacatgtgtgcgtgtgtggtggcgtgtatgtgtgtgtgtgtggttgggtCACCTCAAATcagttaaataaacatcctttaaatccatcatgtttgccagctcgctatataatcaacatgataatgttaaatccatcatgcaatgcatttccttccaatttttgtgataaactaatagataattgactaaataaatatcctgtaaagtttcaataaaaatttccaagtttttcttacaatttccgtggtttccatgtaatttttatcgatatcgatattatcccgatatttccatcgatattttcgtgttttcggactactgatatttctgatattaccgatattttctttcttgttcacaacccaaaaccaaaagcttTGATCTTCTTTTggacaaaattaaaaaacaaaataaaagaaagcttTACTTTAAAGGGATATTAGGAGAAGGTGATAGTTTTACTATGTTTCGGTTTTTACTTTTGGGAAACACAATTGTTCGTCACAAAGAAGGAAAGAACTGTATGCCCTCTTCCCTTAAGGCAATGAACTCTGTACTATCACATCccaatttttcacaaaatttctgTAAATATTCACCTTTTTGTCGGAAAGCTTTTCTACTCTAGACCTATAATAcgaagttttctttttttttttgaactttaacaaaaaaacttatggtactgttcattttaatgaaaaaccacatttttacattaaaaagttaatcctggtactatttactatACCCTTTactttatccttatcgttaaaactcaaaattttcaagccattttcattaattttcctttttttcttttactcgAACTATAATGAGAATTAATAATCTAGCATTTGCGATATCGAGTAACTTATAAGCGAAAATTGACATAGAAGATTTGGTGAGTTTTGATCCGACCGGATATAAAGTATAACAGTATAAATACTTGAGCGTGTAACATGTTGTACGCAGAATCAaattcagaaaaagaaaaaactttcaCCCAGTTGAAAAAGACACTTAACCAGTCATTTTATGGACGAAGTACAAGTGATCATCGTAGGTGCCGGTCCGGCCGGCTTAGCAACCTCAGCATGTCTTAATCACCTTAAGATTTCAAATGTAGTACTCGAAAGAGAAGATTGCTATGCTTCTCTTTGGAAGAAAAGGTCATATGATCGTTTGAAGCTACACTTGGCCAAAGAATTCTGCGAACTTCCCTATATGACTTTCCCTCCAAATGCACCCACATACATCCCCAAGGATATGTTTGTTCAATACTTGGAAACTAATGTATCCCAACTCGGAATAAACCCTAGGTGCAACCAAAA carries:
- the LOC103422013 gene encoding protein MAINTENANCE OF MERISTEMS-like isoform X2, whose protein sequence is MDVHEALDHLNKLGEWKLDGRVKERIKDTGFDGLLKLTTFPMNHDLPLLSVLVESYDVRERCFIFNSHKLFFGLEDVLYITGLPVDGNPVTGIDSRGDELCMKYLGCNGIDPRSAGITSLEWLRENFEVVPGTIDKDSPDIEPYVRAFLLYLIGSVVVPDYSRKYVHVIYLSLMENLQSIKDHAWGAALLAHLHFSLENFKLLYSPRRKNILMGHTFSLVVFAMERIPKLVQRFLSNGVNRVDDYLPTSFPLLAGWTKLLCDPSNTHEETTRQEYLQMLDELIEDDIVWQPYKRLPCNFLPEYCAGQEKMGMSRTILLCYEKAVYHRPDFSPKQFGIQKVNASMLRPLVELELCPKRGRKGINWGTYKNYGCYKEEWENRASCIITESVEEDSDSPSIEVLTTSSSPAADDPNPLSAKRKSVDHVGNTLKVKTPKTSGPLVDTYGSTNSLELGNSLHTDLYFGLTDAAPMDATPPPSIGVFSVTSDQELLDELNSLQDDVNDLLQASVTHPSDVRPTAMPAAVESAKETIRGILCQGFDALANSETQEAFLASSEVLLSSGVFPSDDLKTRLTAFRNELPHNATAFLQAHADVDTATEFSSLQEFLILQAVKLPALQERLHVASEKIAHLRAILDAALEKQTKMDEVLAAFVEKTETAKQKLASMHPQAAEIVSKKRASEKLMEQFKSSWVDLRTSLFKFL
- the LOC103422013 gene encoding protein MAINTENANCE OF MERISTEMS-like isoform X1, with the protein product MDVHEALDHLNKLGEWKLDGRVKERIKDTGFDGLLKLTTFPMNHDLPLLSVLVESYDVRERCFIFNSHKLFFGLEDVLYITGLPVDGNPVTGIDSRGDELCMKYLGCNGIDPRSAGITSLEWLRENFEVVPGTIDKDSPDIEPYVRAFLLYLIGSVVVPDYSRKYVHVIYLSLMENLQSIKDHAWGAALLAHLHFSLENFKLLYSPRRKNILMGHTFSLVVFAMERIPKLVQRFLSNGVNRVDDYLPTSFPLLAGWTKLLCDPSNTHEETTRQEYLQMLDELIEDDIVWQPYKRLPCNFLPEYCAGQEKMGMSRTILLCYEKAVYHRPDFSPKQFGIQKVNASMLRPLVELELCPKRGRKGINWGTYKNYGCYKEEWENRASCIITESVEEDSDSPSIEVLTTSSSPAADDPNPLSAKRKSVDHVGNTLKVKTPKTSGPLVDTYGSTNSLELGNSLHTDLYFGLTDAAPMDATPPPSIGVFSVTSDQEDPATIHPSNAISSLLTNLNDSGSFPPAGSPKLLDELNSLQDDVNDLLQASVTHPSDVRPTAMPAAVESAKETIRGILCQGFDALANSETQEAFLASSEVLLSSGVFPSDDLKTRLTAFRNELPHNATAFLQAHADVDTATEFSSLQEFLILQAVKLPALQERLHVASEKIAHLRAILDAALEKQTKMDEVLAAFVEKTETAKQKLASMHPQAAEIVSKKRASEKLMEQFKSSWVDLRTSLFKFL